A single region of the Drosophila takahashii strain IR98-3 E-12201 chromosome 2R, DtakHiC1v2, whole genome shotgun sequence genome encodes:
- the CCT8 gene encoding T-complex protein 1 subunit theta, giving the protein MALSVPKAPGVSQMLKDGARMYTGLEEAVYRNISACKEFAQTMRSAYGPNGMNKMIINHIEKQFVTSDAGTIMRELDVEHPAAKLIVMASQMQDAEVGDGTNFVVVLAGALLESAEELLRLGITTAEISDGYEKALEKALEILPTLVSHKVEDYRNVEKVKEVLRTAIMSKQYGQEDFINDLVSKACVSILPDEGTFNVDNIRICKILGSGLTKSEVVSGMVFKRFVEGDVTYAEKAKIVIFSCPVDIIQTETKGTVLIKSADELLSFSSGEESLLESQIKAIAETGVKVVVAGGKVGDMALHFLNKYGLMAVRLNSKFDLRRLSRSVNATVLPRITTPSQEELGYCDKVCIEELGDTTIVAFRNEGKDSRIATVVIRGATDNFMDDIERALDDAVNNFKCLTRDGRYLPGAGATEIELATQLSAYADTLPGLDQYAVRKFANALEVFPKALAENSGINGTDIVNQLYLAHTSESGKTIGFDIEAEKASTVDTSKAKIFDLYQAKFWGLKYAVGAAATILKVDQIIMAKRAGGPKPRQAAGSDDES; this is encoded by the exons ATGGCTTTATCCGTTCCCAAGGCTCCCGGAGTGTCGCAGATGCTTAAGGATGGCGCCCGG ATGTACACTGGGCTGGAGGAGGCGGTGTACCGCAACATCAGCGCCTGCAAGGAGTTCGCACAGACCATGCGCTCCGCCTACGGGCCGAATGGCATGAACAAGATGATCATCAACCACATCGAGAAGCAGTTCGTGACCAGCGATGCCGGCACCATCATGCGCGAGCTGGATGTGGAGCATCCGGCCGCCAAGCTGATCGTCATGGCCAGTCAGATGCAGGACGCCGAGGTGGGCGATGGCACCAACTTCGTGGTGGTCCTGGCCGGTGCTCTCCTCGAGTCCGCCGAGGAGCTCCTCCGTCTGGGCATCACCACCGCCGAGATATCCGACGGCTATGAGAAGGCCCTGGAGAAGGCTCTCGAGATCCTGCCCACGCTGGTGAGCCACAAGGTCGAGGACTACCGCAACGTGGAGAAGGTCAAGGAGGTGCTGCGCACCGCGATCATGTCGAAGCAGTACGGCCAGGAGGACTTCATCAACGATCTGGTCAGCAAGGCCTGCGTCTCCATTTTGCCCGATGAGGGCACCTTCAACGTGGACAACATTCGCATCTGCAAGATCCTGGGCAGCGGACTGACCAAATCGGAGGTGGTCAGCGGCATGGTCTTCAAGCGATTCGTCGAGGGCGATGTCACCTACGCCGAGAAGGCCAAGATCGTCATCTTCTCCTGCCCCGTCGACATCATCCAGACGGAGACCAAGGGCACCGTGCTCATCAAGTCGGCCGACGAGCTGCTCAGCTTCTCCTCCGGCGAGGAGAGCCTGCTGGAGAGCCAGATTAAGGCCATTGCCGAGACCGGCGTCAAGGTGGTCGTGGCCGGCGGCAAGGTCGGCGACATGGCCCTGCACTTCTTGAACAAATACGGCCTGATGGCCGTGCGTCTGAACTCCAAGTTCGATCTGCGCCGCCTGAGCCGCTCCGTGAATGCCACCGTCCTGCCGCGCATCACCACTCCCAGCCAGGAGGAGTTGGGCTACTGCGACAAGGTCTGCATCGAGGAGCTGGGCGACACCACAATTGTGGCCTTCAG AAATGAGGGCAAGGACTCGCGCATCGCCACCGTGGTCATTCGCGGAGCCACCGACAACTTCATGGACGATATCGAGCGCGCCCTGGACGACGCTGTTAACAACTTCAAGTGCCTGACCCGGGATGGCCGCTATCTGCCCGGCGCAGGAGCCACCGAGATCGAGTTGGCCACCCAGCTGTCGGCCTACGCCGATACTCTGCCCGGACTGGACCAGTATGCCGTGCGCAAGTTCGCCAACGCTCTGGAAGTATTCCCCAAGGCTCTGGCCGAGAACTCCGGCATCAATGGCACGGACATCGTCAACCAGTTGTATTTGGCACACACCTCCGAGTCGGGCAAGACCATTGGCTTCGACATTGAGGCGGAGAAGGCCAGCACCGTCGACACAAGCAAGGCAAAGATCTTCGATTTGTACCAGGCCAAGTTCTGGGGTCTCAAGTACGCCGTGGGTGCGGCCGCCACCATCCTGAAGGTGGACCAGATCATCATGGCCAAGCGCGCCGGAGGTCCCAAGCCGCGACAGGCTGCCGGCAGCGATGACGAGAGTTAA